A stretch of Arthrobacter sp. NEB 688 DNA encodes these proteins:
- the xseA gene encoding exodeoxyribonuclease VII large subunit, translated as MSTPARAPLPERAVDTTAENPWPVRLLSMKIGEYVEKMSVLWVEGQVVQLTRRPGARTAFITLRDPDVDMSLSCSVHVNALDAMPGPLAEGARVVLQAKPSFWSQRGSLVMDARQIRPVGVGELLARLEYLKRHLGQEGLFDRDRKRPLPFLPRRIGLVCGRASAAEKDVVENTLRRWPSARFEIRQVAVQGTNAVAEVTAALAELDAHPEVDVVVIARGGGGVEDLLPFSNETMLRAVAAATTPVVSAIGHDVDTPLLDLVADHRASTPTDAAKAIVPDAEAERSGLEAARDRGHRALAGRLHHERRRLAELASRPVLADKGAFVRSQREVVQALRSRALHRVEAGLHRQRDRVDHLRAQARALSPQSTLDRGYAVVQQVGGGLVTDPAELAPDELLRVRVARGDFGVRVLGS; from the coding sequence GTGAGCACCCCGGCGCGCGCGCCCCTGCCCGAGCGGGCGGTCGACACCACGGCGGAGAACCCGTGGCCGGTCCGCCTGCTCTCGATGAAGATCGGCGAGTACGTCGAGAAGATGTCGGTCCTCTGGGTCGAGGGCCAGGTCGTCCAGCTGACCCGCCGTCCCGGCGCACGCACCGCCTTCATCACGCTGCGCGACCCCGACGTCGACATGAGCCTCTCGTGCTCGGTCCACGTCAACGCGCTCGACGCGATGCCCGGGCCGCTGGCCGAGGGCGCCCGCGTCGTCCTCCAGGCCAAGCCGTCGTTCTGGAGCCAGCGCGGCTCGCTCGTCATGGACGCCCGCCAGATCCGGCCGGTCGGCGTCGGCGAGCTGCTGGCCCGGCTGGAGTACCTCAAGCGCCACCTCGGGCAGGAGGGCCTCTTCGACCGCGACCGCAAGCGTCCGCTGCCCTTCCTCCCCCGGCGCATCGGCCTCGTCTGCGGCCGGGCCAGCGCGGCCGAGAAGGACGTCGTCGAGAACACGCTGCGCCGCTGGCCGAGCGCCCGGTTCGAGATCCGGCAGGTCGCGGTCCAGGGCACGAACGCGGTCGCCGAGGTCACCGCCGCCCTCGCCGAGCTCGACGCCCACCCGGAGGTCGACGTCGTCGTCATCGCGCGCGGCGGTGGGGGCGTCGAGGACCTCCTGCCGTTCTCCAACGAGACGATGCTGCGTGCGGTCGCCGCCGCGACCACCCCGGTCGTCAGCGCCATCGGCCACGACGTCGACACCCCGCTGCTCGACCTCGTCGCCGACCACCGCGCCTCCACCCCCACGGACGCCGCAAAGGCCATCGTCCCGGACGCCGAGGCCGAGCGGAGCGGGCTGGAGGCCGCCCGCGACCGCGGCCACCGGGCGCTCGCCGGCCGGCTGCACCACGAGCGCCGGCGCCTCGCCGAGCTCGCAAGCCGCCCGGTGCTCGCCGACAAGGGCGCCTTCGTCCGCTCGCAGCGCGAGGTGGTCCAGGCCCTGCGCTCGCGGGCGCTGCACCGCGTCGAGGCCGGCCTGCACCGCCAGCGCGACCGCGTCGACCACCTGCGGGCGCAGGCCCGGGCCCTCTCGCCGCAGTCCACGCTCGACCGCGGGTACGCCGTCGTGCAGCAGGTGGGTGGCGGACTGGTCACCGACCCCGCGGAGCTCGCCCCCGACGAGCTGCTGCGGGTCCGCGTCGCGCGCGGCGACTTCGGGGTCCGCGTCCTCGGGTCCTGA
- a CDS encoding 4-hydroxy-3-methylbut-2-enyl diphosphate reductase produces MSETTKRVLLAAPRGYCAGVDRAVVTVEKALDLYGAPVYVRKEIVHNKHVVTTLQQRGAIFVDETDEVPEGATVVFSAHGVAPVVHEEARALSLRTIDATCPLVTKVHREAVRFADADFDILLIGHEGHEEVVGTAGEAPEHIQLVDGPDDVDNVTVRDPEKVVWLSQTTLSVDETMETVRRLRARFPKLQDPPSDDICYATQNRQLAVKQMASDCDLMIVVGSRNSSNSVRLVEVALEHGTRAGHLVDYADEIDETWLDGVSTVGVTSGASVPEILVRGVLDYLATRGFEDVRPVVAAEESLMFSLPNEIRRDLKAAGMSDKMRHDGSFAETSALH; encoded by the coding sequence ATGTCTGAGACGACCAAGCGCGTGCTCCTCGCGGCCCCCCGCGGCTACTGCGCCGGTGTCGACCGGGCCGTCGTCACCGTCGAGAAGGCCCTCGACCTCTACGGCGCGCCCGTCTACGTCCGCAAGGAGATCGTCCACAACAAGCACGTCGTCACGACGCTGCAGCAGCGCGGCGCGATCTTCGTCGACGAGACCGACGAGGTGCCCGAGGGTGCGACCGTCGTCTTCTCGGCGCACGGCGTCGCGCCCGTCGTCCACGAGGAGGCGCGCGCGCTCAGCCTGCGCACCATCGACGCCACCTGCCCGCTCGTCACGAAGGTCCACCGCGAGGCCGTGCGCTTCGCCGACGCCGACTTCGACATCCTCCTCATCGGCCACGAGGGCCACGAGGAGGTCGTCGGCACCGCCGGCGAGGCCCCCGAGCACATCCAGCTCGTCGACGGCCCGGACGACGTCGACAACGTGACCGTCCGCGACCCCGAGAAGGTCGTGTGGCTGAGCCAGACGACGCTCTCGGTCGACGAGACGATGGAGACCGTCCGCCGGCTGCGCGCGCGCTTCCCGAAGCTGCAGGACCCGCCGAGCGACGACATCTGCTACGCCACCCAGAACCGCCAGCTCGCCGTCAAGCAGATGGCCTCCGACTGCGACCTGATGATCGTCGTCGGCTCGCGCAACTCGTCCAACTCGGTCCGCCTCGTCGAGGTCGCGCTCGAGCACGGCACGCGCGCCGGTCACCTCGTCGACTACGCCGACGAGATCGACGAGACCTGGCTCGACGGCGTCTCGACGGTCGGGGTGACCTCCGGCGCGTCGGTGCCCGAGATCCTCGTGCGCGGCGTGCTCGACTACCTCGCGACCCGCGGCTTCGAGGACGTCCGCCCCGTAGTCGCGGCCGAGGAGTCGCTGATGTTCTCGCTGCCCAACGAGATCCGGCGCGACCTCAAGGCCGCCGGGATGTCGGACAAGATGCGGCACGACGGCTCGTTCGCCGAGACCAGCGCCCTGCACTGA
- a CDS encoding GNAT family N-acetyltransferase: protein MDDRVELATTDSALALAGDLLDAFNAEYGDPSPGAQALAARLRGLTARGDTEVLLAGRHGVAVLRYRPSLWSDRDEAYLAELWVEPGTRGRGLGRALLRACLERARGRGCDLLDLSTSADDVAARALYESEGLHATEGPGGPTTYHYEIDL from the coding sequence GTGGACGACCGGGTGGAGCTCGCGACGACGGACTCCGCCCTCGCGCTCGCGGGCGACCTGCTCGACGCCTTCAACGCGGAGTACGGCGACCCCTCGCCCGGGGCGCAGGCGCTCGCGGCACGGCTGCGCGGGCTGACGGCACGGGGCGACACCGAGGTCCTGCTGGCCGGCCGGCACGGCGTGGCCGTGCTCCGCTACCGGCCGTCCCTCTGGAGCGACCGCGACGAGGCCTACCTCGCCGAGCTCTGGGTGGAGCCGGGCACCCGGGGACGGGGCCTCGGGCGGGCGCTCCTGCGGGCCTGCCTCGAGCGGGCCCGGGGGCGCGGCTGCGACCTGCTCGACTTGTCGACGAGCGCCGACGACGTCGCGGCCCGGGCCCTCTACGAGAGCGAGGGGCTGCACGCCACCGAGGGGCCGGGTGGCCCGACGACGTACCACTACGAGATCGACCTCTGA
- a CDS encoding DNA recombination protein RmuC — MDGMTWGVVGLVVGAAVAWMVARLVHRAAVAGVETERDLLRERVLDLETSLAEDMETAALLAPLKDALVRVEEHVGVLERDRSQQYGSLRALLGRVEAETQGLGRATASLAGSLRSSSVRGAWGEVQLRRVLEATGMLPRCDFEEQVTALGAHDRQVRPDVVVRLPGGKSLVVDAKAPMTHFLDAQAEELTDEERTALLRRHADAVSGHVATLAAKEYWAAFRDGPEMVVCFVPSDAMLAAALAAQPGLHEKALARRVVLVGPASLMALLRTVAFTWQQDALSASARELLDLGRELYARLGTLGAHTAKVGRSLQSSVEAYNAMVGALESRVLVTARRMRDLEVVTDELTVLEPVRTGPRPLTAQELIDAVTEADARPQLVLDDPRTDDGEAQRSIS; from the coding sequence ATGGACGGGATGACGTGGGGCGTGGTGGGGCTGGTCGTCGGCGCAGCCGTGGCGTGGATGGTGGCGCGGCTCGTGCACCGGGCGGCCGTGGCCGGGGTCGAGACCGAGCGCGACCTCCTGCGCGAACGCGTGCTCGACCTCGAGACCTCGCTCGCCGAGGACATGGAGACCGCCGCCCTGCTCGCGCCGCTCAAGGACGCGCTGGTGCGGGTCGAGGAGCACGTCGGCGTCCTCGAGCGCGACCGGTCGCAGCAGTACGGCTCGCTGCGGGCGCTGCTCGGGCGGGTCGAGGCCGAGACGCAGGGGCTGGGCCGCGCCACCGCCTCGCTCGCCGGGTCGCTGCGCTCGTCCTCGGTGCGCGGCGCCTGGGGCGAGGTCCAGCTGCGCCGGGTCCTCGAGGCGACGGGGATGCTCCCGCGCTGCGACTTCGAGGAGCAGGTCACGGCCCTCGGCGCCCACGACCGTCAGGTCCGGCCCGACGTCGTCGTGCGGCTGCCCGGTGGCAAGTCGCTCGTCGTCGACGCCAAGGCCCCGATGACCCACTTCCTCGACGCGCAGGCCGAGGAGCTGACCGACGAGGAGCGCACCGCCCTGCTGCGCCGGCACGCCGACGCCGTTTCCGGGCACGTCGCGACGCTCGCCGCCAAGGAGTACTGGGCCGCGTTCCGCGACGGCCCCGAGATGGTCGTCTGCTTCGTCCCCAGCGACGCGATGCTCGCCGCCGCCCTCGCCGCGCAGCCGGGCCTGCACGAGAAGGCCCTCGCGCGACGCGTGGTCCTCGTGGGTCCGGCCTCGCTCATGGCGTTGCTGCGCACTGTCGCCTTCACGTGGCAGCAGGACGCGCTCTCGGCCAGCGCCCGCGAGCTGCTCGACCTCGGCCGCGAGCTCTACGCGCGGCTCGGCACCCTCGGCGCGCACACGGCCAAGGTCGGCCGCTCCCTGCAGTCCAGCGTCGAGGCGTACAACGCGATGGTCGGCGCGCTGGAGTCGCGCGTGCTCGTCACCGCCCGACGGATGCGCGACCTCGAGGTCGTCACCGACGAGCTGACCGTCCTCGAGCCGGTGCGCACCGGCCCGCGGCCGCTCACCGCGCAGGAGCTCATCGACGCCGTCACCGAGGCCGACGCCCGGCCGCAGCTGGTGCTCGACGACCCCCGCACCGACGACGGGGAGGCTCAGAGGTCGATCTCGTAG
- a CDS encoding glutathione peroxidase, with protein MPVLQDFSATSLSGAPQTLDDYAGQVVLVVNTASQCGFTPQYDGLEALWQEYKDRGLVVLGFPCNQFGGQEPGSAEDIGEFCRVNHGVTFPLFDKVEVNGDGAHPLFRWLRSEAKGALGSEKIKWNFTKFLVGRDGTPIKRFGSSTKPEKLRGAIEKALAA; from the coding sequence GTGCCCGTGCTCCAGGACTTCTCCGCCACCTCGCTCTCCGGCGCCCCGCAGACCCTCGACGACTACGCCGGCCAGGTCGTGCTCGTCGTCAACACCGCGTCGCAGTGCGGCTTCACGCCCCAGTACGACGGGCTCGAGGCCCTCTGGCAGGAGTACAAGGACCGCGGGCTCGTCGTCCTCGGCTTCCCGTGCAACCAGTTCGGCGGCCAGGAGCCCGGCAGCGCCGAGGACATCGGCGAGTTCTGCCGGGTCAACCACGGCGTGACGTTCCCGCTCTTCGACAAGGTCGAGGTCAACGGCGACGGCGCCCACCCGCTCTTCCGGTGGCTGCGCAGCGAGGCGAAGGGCGCGCTCGGGAGCGAGAAGATCAAGTGGAACTTCACGAAGTTCCTCGTCGGCCGCGACGGCACGCCGATCAAGCGCTTCGGCTCGAGCACCAAGCCCGAGAAGCTGCGCGGCGCCATCGAGAAGGCGCTCGCCGCCTGA
- a CDS encoding NUDIX hydrolase produces MARREETEAERLRRIAILNARLPKKRNIAQGLLRNPAGEVLLCELSYKQEWDLPGGVVDPGEPPAVTVAREIDEELGLHVAVGGLVAVNWLPPWRGWDDAHLFLFDLGVLDGELDPARFLPREIADAHWVRPEAAAEHVAPYTARMLEAVAGWTPGTTLYLEDGEPTGGAA; encoded by the coding sequence ATGGCACGACGCGAGGAGACCGAGGCCGAGCGCCTGCGGCGGATCGCCATCCTCAACGCCCGGCTGCCCAAGAAGCGCAACATCGCCCAGGGGCTGCTGCGCAACCCCGCCGGCGAGGTGCTGCTGTGCGAGCTGTCGTACAAGCAGGAGTGGGACCTGCCGGGCGGCGTCGTCGACCCGGGGGAGCCGCCCGCCGTCACCGTCGCCCGCGAGATCGACGAGGAGCTCGGGCTGCACGTCGCGGTCGGCGGTCTCGTCGCCGTCAACTGGCTGCCGCCGTGGCGCGGCTGGGACGACGCCCACCTCTTCCTCTTCGACCTCGGCGTCCTCGACGGCGAGCTCGACCCGGCCCGCTTCCTGCCGCGCGAGATCGCCGACGCCCACTGGGTCCGCCCCGAGGCCGCGGCCGAGCACGTCGCGCCCTACACGGCGCGGATGCTCGAGGCCGTCGCCGGCTGGACCCCCGGCACGACCCTCTACCTCGAGGACGGCGAGCCCACCGGTGGGGCGGCGTGA
- the ychF gene encoding redox-regulated ATPase YchF — translation MALTIGIVGLPNVGKSTMFNALTKNDVLAANYPFATIDPNVGVVPLPDVRLQRLAEIFGSEKILPATVSFVDIAGIVRGASEGEGLGNKFLANIREADAICQVVRAFEDGDVVHVDGQVSPESDMETIHTELVLADLQTLEKAVVRLEKEARIKKESKPLLENALAAQKVLEDGRTLYAHGAAAGVDLGMAAGLGLLTTKPFIYVFNLDEDQLGDTDLHARLAALVAPADAVFLNAKLEMDLMEMSPEDAAEMLQSFGAEESGLDQLARVGFHTLGLQTYLTAGPKESRAWTIRQGWTAPQAAGVIHTDFQRGFIKAEIVSFSDLDELGSMAAAKAAGKARMEGKDYVMQDGDVVEFRFNV, via the coding sequence GTGGCGCTCACCATCGGAATCGTCGGTCTGCCGAACGTCGGCAAGTCGACGATGTTCAACGCCCTGACGAAGAACGACGTCCTGGCGGCGAACTACCCCTTCGCGACCATCGACCCCAACGTCGGCGTGGTCCCGCTCCCGGACGTCCGGCTGCAGCGGCTCGCCGAGATCTTCGGCAGCGAGAAGATCCTGCCGGCCACCGTCTCCTTCGTCGACATCGCCGGCATCGTCCGCGGCGCGTCCGAGGGGGAGGGGCTGGGCAACAAGTTCCTCGCGAACATCCGTGAGGCCGACGCCATCTGCCAGGTCGTGCGGGCCTTCGAGGACGGCGACGTCGTGCACGTCGACGGCCAGGTCTCGCCCGAGTCGGACATGGAGACCATCCACACCGAGCTCGTCCTCGCCGACCTCCAGACCCTCGAGAAGGCCGTCGTCCGGCTCGAGAAGGAGGCGCGGATCAAGAAGGAGTCCAAGCCGCTCCTCGAGAACGCGCTCGCGGCCCAGAAGGTGCTCGAGGACGGCAGGACCCTCTACGCGCACGGCGCCGCGGCCGGGGTCGACCTCGGGATGGCCGCCGGCCTCGGGCTGCTGACGACCAAGCCGTTCATCTACGTCTTCAACCTCGACGAGGACCAGCTCGGCGACACCGACCTGCACGCGCGCCTCGCGGCCCTCGTCGCACCGGCCGACGCGGTCTTCCTCAACGCGAAGCTCGAGATGGACCTCATGGAGATGTCGCCCGAGGACGCCGCTGAGATGCTGCAGTCCTTCGGCGCCGAGGAGTCGGGCCTGGACCAGCTGGCGCGCGTCGGCTTCCACACCCTCGGCCTGCAGACCTACCTCACGGCCGGCCCCAAGGAGTCGCGCGCCTGGACCATCCGGCAGGGATGGACCGCGCCGCAGGCCGCCGGGGTCATCCACACCGACTTCCAGCGCGGCTTCATCAAGGCCGAGATCGTGTCGTTCTCCGACCTCGACGAGCTCGGCTCGATGGCCGCCGCGAAGGCCGCCGGCAAGGCGCGCATGGAGGGCAAGGACTACGTCATGCAGGACGGCGACGTCGTGGAGTTCCGCTTCAACGTCTGA